From Romeriopsis navalis LEGE 11480:
AGCGGCATTTCCCAACCCTTCTCAGCCGAAGCGCACTTAGCCGAATTAAGACAAACCCTCAAAACCAAAGCCGCCCAATCCAAACACTTAGTTTTCTGTATCGGCAGTAATGGCTTACGCGTTGCCGATCGGCTACATATCCCCAAAAAAAACATCGTCCAAACGGGTAATTGGGTTGGCGCAATGCTCGTGGAAGCAGGACTACAGGGGATCGAATCGGCCCTCGTGCTCGGGTATCAAGGCAAATTGATCAAACTTGCTGGGGGGATTTTTAACACCTCCAGTCATCTCGCCGACGCCAAGCTCGAAATCATCAGTGCGGCGATCGTGCGTCAAGGCGGCGACCTCGCCACAGCCCAAGCGATTCTCCAAAGTCCCACTGCGGATGCGGCCTACCAATTACTTCTCGCCCAAAACCAGGCCAAGCCGATCTTTACGGACTTAGCCCAGAAAATCCGCCAAAAAGCCACGCAATACGTGCAAAAATATGCGGACGTTGAACTGCCGATCGACACAGTGCTTTTCGATCGACAAGGTCAGATCATCGCAGGCACTCTCACCAATTTCGAGCAAACAGGCTTCAAACAATGGCAGTTGTAATTGCAGGTGAACGGAGTGGCAGCGGCAAAACAACGATTACCTTAGCGCTCTTGTCCGCCCTACGGCAGCAAGGTCAATCCGTACAATCATTCAAGGTGGGACCGGATTACATCGATCCGATGTTTCATCGCTTCGCCACCGATCGCCCGTGCTACAACCTCGATGCCGTTTTAACCTCCGAGGCCTATCTGCGCGACTGCTTTGCGCGACATACACAGAATGTCAGTAATGCTGTCGTCGAAGGGGTCATGGGGCTATTTGATGGCGCAGCTGAACCCGCGGGCTATGGCAGTACTGCGGCAATTGCGAAACACCTAAACTTACCCGTGATTTTAGTGGTGGATTGTCGCAGTATGTCGCAGTCAATCGCCGCCTTAGTGCATGGTTATCGCACAATGGACCCACAGTTGCATCTCGCTGGGGTCATACTCAACCGCGTCGGCAGCGATCGGCATTTGGAAATTCTGACCACCGCCTTAGCACCGTTACACCTACCCATTCTGGGCATATTTCGACGGGAAGATGAAATTAGTTTGCCAGATCGGCATCTGGGGTTAGTCCCCACGGATGAGTTGCCAGAACTGCGACAGGTAATGCATAAGCTCGCGGCCTTAGGGCAAGCCGGCTTTAATTGGGAGCAGTTACGGCCATGGTTGAGCACCGTGGGAGCGGCGACGACCAATACTGCGAAACAGCCGATCCAGCCCCTGCCTAAAACCCGCATCGCAGTGGCCCGTGACGCCGCTTTCAACTTCTACTATGCGGATAACCTGGAACAGCTCGAAGACCTCGGCGCTGAACTTGTCTACTGGAGTCCACTGAATGATCAACAAGTCCCCACAGGTATTCAGGGACTTTATTTCGGGGGTGGATTTCCGGAGATGTTTGCTGCCCCACTTAGCGCTAACCAAACGATCCGTCAAACGATTCGCACTTTAATCCAATCCGGCCTGCCAACCTATGCGGAATGTGGTGGCTTGATGTATCTGGCCCAAGCGATTACCGACTTTTCTGGCAACGACTATCCCATGGTAGATATCCTGCCGACAAAAGCGATCATGGGCCAACGCCTGACGTTGGGTTACCGCAGCGCGATCGCGCAAGCCAACACACCACTCGTCCGCCCTGGCCAATTGCTCCGGGGCCACGAATTTCATCGATCGCACCTGTCGATCGCCCCCACCCAAGCCCTATTTCAACTCCACCGCAGTACGCAGATTCAGGGTGCACCGATTACCGACCCACCCCACTGGGAAGGCTGGCACCAGCCTAATCTTCATGCCAGCTATCTTCACCTCCACTGGGGGGCAACACCGGAATTACCCCAACGCTGGCTACAGCAATGTGCCGCATTCACCAATCCCACTTGATCAACTAGGCTAACTGTCCAGCCGGGTATTTTGCATATGTTCCAGTACATTTTGTACATGATGCCGATCGTCGGCCACCGGATGCACCGTCAGATAACGCTCAAGGTCCTCCCGCGCTTCGACCCACCGGTTTAAGCGAAACAAAATCATGCCGCGATCGCGCAGTTCAATTGGCGCTTCCGGGAAAATCAACAAAATCCGCTCGACTGCCGCCAATACACCTTCTACATTCGCTTCAGCAGCATAAATTGCCTTAAGATTCGTGAGCATCCGGGCCAGGAAATGGCCATTCGACACAGGCGCTAAGAACTGCTCTTGCATCGCCAGCTGATCGCCAAACATTTTACGCAGCAAATCCGCACAGTCTTGGGCAAACAGTATCTCACCGTAATTAAATGCATCCACGAAGATTTCCATATCATTCTGGACCGGCCGAATCAGGAAATGTCCTGGCAACCCAATGCCCACCATCGGAAAAGCAATCCGCTGCGCTAACGACAAATAAACCAGCGACATGGTGATCGGAATGCCGGTGCGGCGATCGAGCACGTCATTCAAAAAACTATTTTTCGCACTGTAATAATCCGCTTGATTCGGCTTAAACCCCAACTCCTCATACAGATACTGATTTACGACTTTGAGCGTGCGCAGCGGATAATCCTCCACGGGCAATCGGGCACGAATTTCCTCGGCCATGCCATCCAGCGCCACCACATATTCCTCCATATCTAAGGTGGGATATGCTTCTTGCGCCATATAAAGGGCCGCCCGTTCGAGATCAATATACTCGTCTGGCTGGCGCACCTCACGCATAAACAATTGTCTAGCGATCGAAAGCTGCATGGGCCGGGTATCCAAGGTGGCTGACTGACATTGTTGACCTATATTGTAGTCCTGATCAGGTGCCATGCTAAGTAGCGCCATGGGGCAGCCCACAATCCTGATTCAGCGATCCCGCCGCACATCTAGCTCACATCAAGGAATGCCCCCAATCCCAGCGGACGAAGGATCACATCAGTCAGCTCACAGGCTTAGCGGTTCGGCGGCACGCAACAAATCCCGGCCGCTACGATATTTAACCGACACCGCAAACTGCGGAGAATCACCCCCACAGTTTGCGGCCCGAGTCACACATCAAACAGCATATGAACCGTCAATTAATAGCCATCAAAGGACCAGTGAGGTGGATCAGCGGCTAGTTTATACACGCCATAGGTGGCTCCAACATCCCACAAGCGATAGTTGTCAAAACTATTCCGCGGTGAGCCAATTTCGACCACACGACCGGACAGATTCTTGATTTTGAGGGTGCCTTCCCACTCGATATACCAGTCGATCGCGCGGCCCACCGTATGGTTGCTGCGGAGTGCGGGAGGATAAGCGATGTCATAGGCAATCGCCATTTTTTCCGCCCACCAGACAGAAATTTCGTTCGT
This genomic window contains:
- the cbiD gene encoding cobalt-precorrin-5B (C(1))-methyltransferase CbiD; its protein translation is MARTGYTLPVFAVAAAKAALRHLQNPDHQPTVELDLLPEAATIPIQQVANLTPDCALGMTRSDPGDNLDLTRNTPIWARVELQSNPRDDKPQLTLQAGDGLGRSLTGEPAIYHYAKQLFDANILPFIPAGQCAIVSIILPQGKQLAERTSNAAFGIVEGLSLLGTSGISQPFSAEAHLAELRQTLKTKAAQSKHLVFCIGSNGLRVADRLHIPKKNIVQTGNWVGAMLVEAGLQGIESALVLGYQGKLIKLAGGIFNTSSHLADAKLEIISAAIVRQGGDLATAQAILQSPTADAAYQLLLAQNQAKPIFTDLAQKIRQKATQYVQKYADVELPIDTVLFDRQGQIIAGTLTNFEQTGFKQWQL
- a CDS encoding cobyrinate a,c-diamide synthase, whose protein sequence is MAVVIAGERSGSGKTTITLALLSALRQQGQSVQSFKVGPDYIDPMFHRFATDRPCYNLDAVLTSEAYLRDCFARHTQNVSNAVVEGVMGLFDGAAEPAGYGSTAAIAKHLNLPVILVVDCRSMSQSIAALVHGYRTMDPQLHLAGVILNRVGSDRHLEILTTALAPLHLPILGIFRREDEISLPDRHLGLVPTDELPELRQVMHKLAALGQAGFNWEQLRPWLSTVGAATTNTAKQPIQPLPKTRIAVARDAAFNFYYADNLEQLEDLGAELVYWSPLNDQQVPTGIQGLYFGGGFPEMFAAPLSANQTIRQTIRTLIQSGLPTYAECGGLMYLAQAITDFSGNDYPMVDILPTKAIMGQRLTLGYRSAIAQANTPLVRPGQLLRGHEFHRSHLSIAPTQALFQLHRSTQIQGAPITDPPHWEGWHQPNLHASYLHLHWGATPELPQRWLQQCAAFTNPT
- a CDS encoding SirB1 family protein, yielding MAPDQDYNIGQQCQSATLDTRPMQLSIARQLFMREVRQPDEYIDLERAALYMAQEAYPTLDMEEYVVALDGMAEEIRARLPVEDYPLRTLKVVNQYLYEELGFKPNQADYYSAKNSFLNDVLDRRTGIPITMSLVYLSLAQRIAFPMVGIGLPGHFLIRPVQNDMEIFVDAFNYGEILFAQDCADLLRKMFGDQLAMQEQFLAPVSNGHFLARMLTNLKAIYAAEANVEGVLAAVERILLIFPEAPIELRDRGMILFRLNRWVEAREDLERYLTVHPVADDRHHVQNVLEHMQNTRLDS